Proteins found in one Nitrospirota bacterium genomic segment:
- a CDS encoding putative toxin-antitoxin system toxin component, PIN family, which translates to MIAVLDTNVLIAALVTEGACSKLLFRARRRDFFLVTSPFILSEVQRVLARKFRASRAENVSAIRLIREAAHRVVEPNVRVERTCRDPDDDHILACAREAEAEYLVTGDHDLLVMETFRGTRILTPRDFELLFA; encoded by the coding sequence GTGATCGCCGTCCTCGACACCAATGTGCTTATTGCCGCGCTGGTCACGGAAGGGGCCTGTTCCAAACTGTTGTTCCGGGCGCGCCGAAGGGATTTCTTCCTCGTGACGTCTCCCTTCATTCTATCCGAGGTGCAGCGCGTCCTTGCCAGGAAGTTTAGGGCCTCACGAGCGGAGAACGTCAGCGCGATCCGCCTCATCCGCGAGGCGGCCCACCGGGTCGTCGAACCGAACGTACGAGTAGAACGAACCTGCCGCGACCCCGACGATGATCACATTCTGGCCTGCGCCCGGGAAGCCGAGGCGGAGTATCTCGTGACCGGAGACCACGACCTATTGGTCATGGAAACGTTTCGCGGCACCCGTATCCTGACTCCCCGAGATTTTGAGCTGTTGTTCGCCTGA
- a CDS encoding ribbon-helix-helix protein, CopG family translates to MRTVLSVSLPEHMSAELDKFAKTTGRNKSDIVKESLSLFLWEAKFKTLKRKLEQKAKKAGVVTEDDVFKAVS, encoded by the coding sequence ATGAGAACGGTACTGTCGGTCAGTCTTCCGGAACACATGTCGGCGGAACTCGACAAATTTGCGAAAACGACCGGGCGAAACAAGAGCGACATCGTGAAAGAATCCCTAAGCCTGTTTCTCTGGGAAGCGAAGTTCAAGACACTCAAAAGGAAACTTGAACAGAAAGCAAAGAAAGCCGGGGTGGTGACTGAGGATGATGTCTTCAAAGCGGTCTCGTGA
- a CDS encoding DUF5615 family PIN-like protein codes for MKLYLDEDLSPTLAQMLRRKGIDAVSAHEIGNLQLADPEQLAYAGREGRCLVTRNARHFVMLARDAIHRQTPHAGILLISPRFTGAEVRTLTDRLSRTAKQYPTGLGPYDILYL; via the coding sequence GTGAAGCTCTATCTGGATGAGGATCTGTCACCGACCCTCGCCCAGATGCTGCGGCGTAAAGGTATTGACGCCGTGAGCGCCCACGAGATTGGCAACCTTCAGCTTGCAGATCCGGAGCAGCTCGCCTACGCCGGCCGGGAGGGTCGATGCCTTGTGACACGCAACGCCCGGCACTTCGTGATGTTGGCCCGAGACGCAATTCATCGCCAGACCCCTCACGCCGGCATTCTGCTGATATCGCCTCGTTTCACCGGCGCGGAGGTCCGCACCCTGACGGATCGGCTCTCCCGTACGGCGAAGCAGTACCCGACGGGCTTAGGCCCGTATGACATCCTCTACCTCTGA
- a CDS encoding DUF433 domain-containing protein: MTTATKTLRLRQSLRSEIDRIAKRARRSFSEITQDLLEEALRMRHCPGIYFADEPAGREAKIAGTGLGVWEVIAVFKAVSHNERTLRARFPWLTEAQIKAAFLYYRRYPDEINALVTENETPSPDVSPSELSSRIRRT, from the coding sequence ATGACCACCGCAACCAAAACCCTGAGGCTCCGCCAGTCCCTGCGCTCCGAGATCGACCGGATCGCCAAACGGGCTCGCCGCTCCTTCTCGGAGATTACACAGGACTTGCTCGAAGAGGCTCTGCGGATGCGGCACTGTCCCGGGATTTATTTCGCGGATGAACCGGCCGGCCGGGAGGCAAAAATCGCTGGCACGGGCCTGGGCGTCTGGGAAGTCATCGCGGTCTTTAAGGCGGTCTCACACAACGAACGGACGCTGCGGGCGCGTTTTCCCTGGCTGACGGAGGCCCAGATCAAGGCGGCCTTCTTGTACTACCGCCGCTATCCCGATGAGATCAACGCCCTCGTTACCGAAAACGAAACGCCGTCCCCGGACGTTTCCCCAAGCGAGCTCTCCAGCCGAATCCGCAGAACGTGA
- a CDS encoding putative toxin-antitoxin system toxin component, PIN family, whose translation MDRVVLDTNQIVSGLLMRRGAQAELLDAWRDRRFLLVTSPVLLNEVEEVLSQARLRQKYHLRDDQIERFLTLLRIDSLQVVGNVQEPVCRDPDDDAILVCAVEGHGRYLITGDHDLLVLKEYRGIRILTARHYLERLHLER comes from the coding sequence GTGGATCGAGTCGTTCTTGACACCAACCAGATTGTCAGCGGGCTCCTGATGCGCCGAGGAGCCCAGGCCGAATTGCTGGATGCCTGGCGAGATCGGCGTTTCTTGCTCGTCACGTCCCCCGTTCTGCTGAACGAAGTCGAGGAAGTGTTGTCGCAGGCGCGCTTGCGGCAGAAATATCATCTTCGCGATGATCAGATCGAACGATTTCTGACTCTGCTCCGCATCGACAGCCTGCAAGTTGTCGGCAATGTTCAGGAGCCGGTCTGCCGAGACCCCGATGACGATGCGATCTTGGTGTGCGCGGTCGAGGGGCACGGTCGGTATCTGATCACGGGAGATCACGATCTCCTGGTGCTCAAGGAGTACAGGGGAATTCGTATCCTGACGGCACGTCACTACCTCGAGCGACTGCATCTGGAGCGATAA
- a CDS encoding type II toxin-antitoxin system Phd/YefM family antitoxin, translating into MKKHVDTTQKIPALQARTRFGEILRNVQARHTRYLVEKGGIPVAGIISAEEFQRLIQEREARFQVIDEIRSGLPPVSEEEVVKDVSSAVSEVRAKRRGSSRS; encoded by the coding sequence ATGAAAAAGCACGTGGATACCACGCAGAAAATCCCGGCCCTCCAGGCCCGCACCCGATTCGGCGAGATCCTCAGGAACGTCCAGGCCCGACACACCCGCTATCTGGTGGAGAAGGGAGGGATCCCGGTTGCGGGGATCATCAGTGCGGAGGAGTTTCAACGACTGATCCAGGAACGCGAGGCCCGATTTCAAGTCATTGACGAGATTCGTTCCGGTCTCCCGCCCGTCTCGGAAGAGGAGGTCGTCAAGGACGTGAGCTCCGCGGTCTCTGAGGTTCGGGCCAAGCGGCGTGGATCGAGTCGTTCTTGA